Below is a window of Camelina sativa cultivar DH55 chromosome 11, Cs, whole genome shotgun sequence DNA.
NNNNNNNNNNNNNNNNNNNNNNNNNNNNNNNNNNNNNNNNNNNNNNNNNNNNNNNNNNNNNNNNNNNNNNNNNNNNNNNNNNNNNNNNNNNNNNNNNNNNNNNNNNNNNNNNNNNNNNNNNNNNNNNNNNNNNNNNNNNNNNNNNNNNNNNNNNNNNNNNNNNNNNNNNNNNNNNNNNNNNNNNNNNNNNNNNNNNNNNNNNNNNNNNNNNNNNNNNNNNNNNNNNNNNNNNNNNNNNNNNNNNNNNNNNNNNNNNNNNNNNNNNNNNNNNNNNNNNNNNNNNNNNNNNNNNNNNNNNNNNNNNNNNNNNNNNNNNNNNNNNNNNNNNNNNNNNNNNNNNNNNNNNNNNNNNNNNNNNNNNNNNNNNNNNNNNNNNNNNNNNNNNNNNNNNNNNNNNNNNNNNNNNNNNNNNNNNNNNNNNNNNNNNNNNNNNNNNNNNNNNNNNNNNNNNNNNNNNNNNNNNNNNNNNNNNNNNNNNNNNNNNNNNNNNNNNNNNNNNNNNNNNNNNNNNNNNNNNNNNNNNNNNNNNNNNNNNNNNNNNNNNNNNNNNNNNNNNNNNNNNNNNNNNNNNNNNNNNNNNNNNNNNNNNNNNNNNNNNNNNNNNNNNNNNNNNNNNNNNNNNNNNNNNNNNNNNNNNNNNNNNNNNNNNNNNNNNNNNNNNNNNNNNNNNNNNNNNNNNNNNNNNNNNNNNNNNNNNNNNNNNNNNNNNNNNNNNNNNNNNNNNNNNNNNNNNNNNNNNNNNNNNNNNNNNNNNNNNNNNNNNNNNNNNNNNNNNNNNNNNNNNNNNNNNNNNNNNNNNNNNNNNNNNNNNNNNNNNNNNNNNNNNNNNNNNNNNNNNNNNNNNNNNNNNNNNNNNNNNNNNNNNNNNNNNNNNNNNNNNNNNNNNNNNNNNNNNNNNNNNNNNNNNNNNNNNNNNNNNNNNNNNNNNNNNNNNNNNNNNNNNNNNNNNNNNNNNNNNNNNNNNNNNNNNNNNNNNNNNNNNNNNNNNNNNNNNNNNNNNNNNNNNNNNNNNNNNNNNNNNNNNNNNNNNNNNNNNNNNNNNNNNNNNNNNNNNNNNNNNNNNNNNNNNNNNNNNNNNNNNNNNNNNNNNNNNNNNNNNNNNNNNNNNNNNNNNNNNNNNNNNNNNNNNNNNNNNNNNNNNNNNNNNNNNNNNNNNNNNNNNNNNNNNNNNNNNNNNNNNNNNNNNNNNNNNNNNNNNNNNNNNNNNNNNNNNNNNNNNNNNNNNNNNNNNNNNNNNNNNNNNNNNNNNNNNNNNNNNNNNNNNNNNNNNNNNNNNNNNNNNNNNNNNNNNNNNNNNNNNNNNNNNNNNNNNNNNNNNNNNNNNNNNNNNNNNNNNNNNNNNNNNNNNNNNNNNNNNNNNNNNNNNNNNNNNNNNNNNNNNNNNNNNNNNNNNNNNNNNNNNNNNNNNNNNNNNNNNNNNNNNNNNNNNNNNNNNNNNNNNNNNNNNNNNNNNNNNNNNNNNNNNNNNNNNNNNNNNNNNNNNNNNNNNNNNNNNNNNNNNNNNNNNNNNNNNNNNNNNNNNNNNNNNNNNNNNNNNNNNNNNNNNNNNNNNNNNNNNNNNNNNNNNNNNNNNNNNNNNNNNNNNNNNNNNNNNNNNNNNNNNNNNNNNNNNNNNNNNNNNNNNNNNNNNNNNNNNNNNNNNNNNNNNNNNNNNNNNNNNNNNNNNNNNNNNNNNNNNNNNNNNNNNNNNNNNNNNNNNNNNNNNNNNNNNNNNNNNNNNNNNNNNNNNNNNNNNNNNNNNNNNNNNNNNNNNNNNNNNNNNNNNNNNNNNNNNNNNNNNNNNNNNNNNNNNNNNNNNNNNNNNNNNNNNNNNNNNNNNNNNNNNNNNNNNNNNNNNNNNNNNNNNNNNNNNNNNNNNNNNNNNNNNNNNNNNNNNNNNNNNNNNNNNNNNNNNNNNNNNNNNNNNNNNNNNNNNNNNNNNNNNNNNNNNNNNNNNNNNNNNNNNNNNNNNNNNNNNNNNNNNNNNNNNNNNNNNNNNNNNNNNNNNNNNNNNNNNNNNNNNNNNNNNNNNNNNNNNNNNNNNNNNNNNNNNNNNNNNNNNNNNNNNNNNNNNNNNNNNNNNNNNNNNNNNNNNNNNNNNNNNNNNNNNNNNNNNNNNNNNNNNNNNNNNNNNNNNNNNNNNNNNNNNNNNNNNNNNNNNNNNNNNNNNNNNNNNNNNNNNNNNNNNNNNNNNNNNNNNNNNNNNNNNNNNNNNNNNNNNNNNNNNNNNNNNNNNNNNNNNNNNNNNNNNNNNNNNNNNNNNNNNNNNNNNNNNNNNNNNNNNNNNNNNNNNNNNNNNNNNNNNNNNNNNNNNNNNNNNNNNNNNNNNNNNNNNNNNNNNNNNNNNNNNNNNNNNNNNNNNNNNNNNNNNNNNNNNNNNNNNNNNNNNNNNNNNNNNNNNNNNNNNNNNNNNNNNNNNNNNNNNNNNNNNNNNNNNNNNNNNNNNNNNNNNNNNNNNNNNNNNNNNNNNNNNNNNNNNNNNNNNNNNNNNNNNNNNNNNNNNNNNNNNNNNNNNNNNNNNNNNNNNNNNNNNNNNNNNNNNNNNNNNNNNNNNNNNNNNNNNNNNNNNNNNNNNNNNNNNNNNNNNNNNNNNNNNNNNNNNNNNNNNNNNNNNNNNNNNNNNNNNNNNNNNNNNNNNNNNNNNNNNNNNNNNNNNNNNNNNNNNNNNNNNNNNNNNNNNNNNNNNNNNNNNNNNNNNNNNNNNNNNNNNNNNNNNNNNNNNNNNNNNNNNNNNNNNNNNNNNNNNNNNNNNNNNNNNNNNNNNNNNNNNNNNNNNNNNNNNNNNNNNNNNNNNNNNNNNNNNNNNNNNNNNNNNNNNNNNNNNNNNNNNNNNNNNNNNNNNNNNNNNNNNNNNNNNNNNNNNNNNNNNNNNNNNNNNNNNNNNNNNNNNNNNNNNNNNNNNNNNNNNNNNNNNNNNNNNNNNNNNNNNNNNNNNNNNNNNNNNNNNNNNNNNNNNNNNNNNNNNNNNNNNNNNNNNNNNNNNNNNNNNNNNNNNNNNNNNNNNNNNNNNNNNNNNNNNNNNNNNNNNNNNNNNNNNNNNNNNNNNNNNNNNNNNNNNNNNNNNNNNNNNNNNNNNNNNNNNNNNNNNNNNNNNNNNNNNNNNNNNNNNNNNNNNNNNNNNNNNNNNNNNNNNNNNNNNNNNNNNNNNNNNNNNNNNNNNNNNNNNNNNNNNNNNNNNNNNNNNNNNNNNNNNNNNNNNNNNNNNNNNNNNNNNNNNNNNNNNNNNNNNNNNNNNNNNNNNNNNNNNNNNNNNNNNNNNNNNNNNNNNNNNNNNNNNNNNNNNNNNNNNNNNNNNNNNNNNNNNNNNNNNNNNNNNNNNNNNNNNNNNNNNNNNNNNNNNNNNNNNNNNNNNNNNNNNNNNNNNNNNNNNNNNNNNNNNNNNNNNNNNNNNNNNNNNNNNNNNNNNNNNNNNNNNNNNNNNNNNNNNNNNNNNNNNNNNNNNNNNNNNNNNNNNNNNNNNNNNNNNNNNNNNNNNNNNNNNNNNNNNNNNNNNNNNNNNNNNNNNNNNNNNNNNNNNNNNNNNNNNNNNNNNNNNNNNNNNNNNNNNNNNNNNNNNNNNNNNNNNNNNNNNNNNNNNNNNNNNNNNNNNNNNNNNNNNNNNNNNNNNNNNNNNNNNNNNNNNNNNNNNNNNNNNNNNNNNNNNNNNNNNNNNNNNNNNNNNNNNNNNNNNNNNNNNNNNNNNNNNNNNNNNNNNNNNNNNNNNNNNNNNNNNNNNNNNNNNNNNNNNNNNNNNNNNNNNNNNNNNNNNNNNNNNNNNNNNNNNNNNNNNNNNNNNNNNNNNNNNNNNNNNNNNNNNNNNNNNNNNNNNNNNNNNNNNNNNNNNNNNNNNNNNNNNNNNNNNNNNNNNNNNNNNNNNNNNNNNNNNNNNNNNNNNNNNNNNNNNNNNNNNNNNNNNNNNNNNNNNNNNNNNNNNNNNNNNNNNNNNNNNNNNNNNNNNNNNNNNNNNNNNNNNNNNNNNNNNNNNNNNNNNNNNNNNNNNNNNNNNNNNNNNNNNNNNNNNNNNNNNNNNNNNNNNNNNNNNNNNNNNNNNNNNNNNNNNNNNNNNNNNNNNNNNNNNNNNNNNNNNNNNNNNNNNNNNNNNNNNNNNNNNNNNNNNNNNNNNNNNNNNNNNNNNNNNNNNNNNNNNNNNNNNNNNNNNNNNNNNNNNNNNNNNNNNNNNNNNNNNNNNNNNNNNNNNNNNNNNNNNNNNNNNNNNNNNNNNNNNNNNNNNNNNNNNNNNNNNNNNNNNNNNNNNNNNNNNNNNNNNNNNNNNNNNNNNNNNNNNNNNNNNNNNNNNNNNNNNNNNNNNNNNNNNNNNNNNNNNNNNNNNNNNNNNNNNNNNNNNNNNNNNNNNNNNNNNNNNNNNNNNNNNNNNNNNNNNNNNNNNNNNNNNNNNNNNNNNNNNNNNNNNNNNNNNNNNNNNNNNNNNNNNNNNNNNNNNNNNNNNNNNNNNNNNNNNNNNNNNNNNNNNNNNNNNNNNNNNNNNNNNNNNNNNNNNNNNNNNNNNNNNNNNNNNNNNNNNNNNNNNNNNNNNNNNNNNNNNNNNNNNNNNNNNNNNNNNNNNNNNNNNNNNNNNNNNNNNNNNNNNNNNNNNNNNNNNNNNNNNNNNNNNNNNNNNNNNNNNNNNNNNNNNNNNNNNNNNNNNNNNNNNNNNNNNNNNNNNNNNNNNNNNNNNNNNNNNNNNNNNNNNNNNNNNNNNNNNNNNNNNNNNNNNNNNNNNNNNNNNNNNNNNNNNNNNNNNNNNNNNNNNNNNNNNNNNNNNNNNNNNNNNNNNNNNNNNNNNNNNNNNNNNNNNNNNNNNNNNNNNNNNNNNNNNNNNNNNNNNNNNNNNNNNNNNNNNNNNNNNNNNNNNNNNNNNNNNNNNNNNNNNNNNNNNNNNNNNNNNNNNNNNNNNNNNNNNNNNNNNNNNNNNNNNNNNNNNNNNNNNNNNNNNNNNNNNNNNNNNNNNNNNNNNNNNNNNNNNNNNNNNNNNNNNNNNNNNNNNNNNNNNNNNNNNNNNNNNNNNNNNNNNNNNNNNNNNNNNNNNNNNNNNNNNNNNNNNNNNNNNNNNNNNNNNNNNNNNNNNNNNNNNNNNNNNNNNNNNNNNNNNNNNNNNNNNNNNNNNNNNNNNNNNNNNNNNNNNNNNNNNNNNNNNNNNNNNNNNNNNNNNNNNNNNNNNNNNNNNNNNNNNNNNNNNNNNNNNNNNNNNNNNNNNNNNNNNNNNNNNNNNNNNNNNNNNNNNNNNNNNNNNNNNNNNNNNNNNNNNNNNNNNNNNNNNNNNNNNNNNNNNNNNNNNNNNNNNNNNNNNNNNNNNNNNNNNNNNNNNNNNNNNNNNNNNNNNNNNNNNNNNNNNNNNNNNNNNNNNNNNNNNNNNNNNNNNNNNNNNNNNNNNNNNNNNNNNNNNNNNNNNNNNNNNNNNNNNNNNNNNNNNNNNNNNNNNNNNNNNNNNNNNNNNNNNNNNNNNNNNNNNNNNNNNNNNNNNNNNNNNNNNNNNNNNNNNNNNNNNNNNNNNNNNNNNNNNNNNNNNNNNNNNNNNNNNNNNNNNNNNNNNNNNNNNNNNNNNNNNNNNNNNNNNNNNNNNNNNNNNNNNNNNNNNNNNNNNNNNNNNNNNNNNNNNNNNNNNNNNNNNNNNNNNNNNNNNNNNNNNNNNNNNNNNNNNNNNNNNNNNNNNNNNNNNNNNNNNNNNNNNNNNNNNNNNNNNNNNNNNNNNNNNNNNNNNNNNNNNNNNNNNNNNNNNNNNNNNNNNNNNNNNNNNNNNNNNNNNNNNNNNNNNNNNNNNNNNNNNNNNNNNNNNNNNNNNNNNNNNNNNNNNNNNNNNNNNNNNNNNNNNNNNNNNNNNNNNNNNNNNNNNNNNNNNNNNNNNNNNNNNNNNNNNNNNNNNNNNNNNNNNNNNNNNNNNNNNNNNNNNNNNNNNNNNNNNNNNNNNNNNNNNNNNNNNNNNNNNNNNNNNNNNNNNNNNNNNNNNNNNNNNNNNNNNNNNNNNNNNNNNNNNNNNNNNNNNNNNNNNNNNNNNNNNNNNNNNNNNNNNNNNNNNNNNNNNNNNNNNNNNNNNNNNNNNNNNNNNNNNNNNNNNNNNNNNNNNNNNNNNNNNNGAACTAATTGGTTTATGCATGAATATCGTTTATGCGATGATGATCTTTCACAAAAATCACTAAATTGCAAGGTaagaaattatagtttttttttttcttgtttatccaACTTCATAATATTCTCATTTCAACTAATTAATGGAAAGAAACctacaaaaccatatatatgtttaacttTCAGGGACCTTTTGTGATATGTCGCGTAACTAAGAAGAATGAACTCAAGACCAAttcaaaaagtttgaaaaataaaagcgAACAAGATATTGGTTCGGGTTACTCTAGCCTTGCAACTTCTCCTTGTCGCGATGAAGCGTCACAGTTCCAATCGTTCAAGCCTTCTGCTACTACAAACGACTCTTCTAGCATTTGGGTTTCTCCTGATTTCATCCTTGATTCGTCTAAGGTACCATCTATTATCTAAACCAAAATAGTTTTGTATACACTAAATACTAATATAGTGggctgatttgtgtttttggttttgtgatcTATAATGATAGGATTATCTTAAGATTCAGGAGGTTGCTTCCGAGTACTTTCCCAACTACAATATTCCGGTCAACACGGCAAACAGCCACGTGGAATTTCCGGCGAGCTCTTCTTATTTTAATGTGGACAATTACATTGATCAGCAAACATGGACAAATTATGAATATGACCAAACCGCTTCATTTGATTACTCAAACCATTTTTAGGTACAACAAAGCAATGTTGGGTCTTTCTTAGGACAAAAACTCCTTTTAACGTTGTTGTCTTGGAAAAAGAACTAGTTGTGAGCGTTTATcactattttattttgaaaaattaattatcgtagtttttttttaattgttgtttgctaATATAAAGATTCCGTATTATAAATttcttatttgtatttttaataggATTATTTAACGTTATTTTAcagtcttaattttttttatgttcggATGCCTTTGGTATGAATGTATGATATAtgcatatttcattatttctcTCAGTCATTAATTGGACCAAAATATAACCTTTGATCAACTTTTGTGGAAGTGATAAcaatcattttcatttaaaatcccaattttttttataaaagcaATAGTTTTGGGACCAATTCATATTTCAAAAGTTATGTAAATATTTGGGTTTAAAAATCCATAAAGATGTAAAGATGAAAGATGATCGGAAACTATGTATAAAGGGGTAAAAGTGACGCAGCAATTTGTTTAAAGATGTATCAAAGCCCAAAAGCGAAAAgagtatatttaattttctcatTTGTTAAAGATGTATTAACGATGTATATAGCACCGCctatatatcattatttttttaatttacaagaaTATTTCAGATGAGCTTACGATGTATATAGCACCACGACCGCTTTGACCGCCTAAAATTGTAGTATCAtcattttaatgtattttaaaattttaattgtacaaatttaaaatttataagatttatttttataaatatttaatatgttatttaaaatgaattgaaataatatttttatctattgttttgtttttgatataatatcattattactcttatacatattttgtataattatgtatataatatcaaatatatattagtttatagtgtaaacgcctaaaccgtcTAAAACCGCCTAAATTCTGATTAGGCATTCTAGACACTAGACATTAGATCACCGCCTATTTAACGGCTAATGCTTTCTTGAACATTGATTATAACCTATGCCTTGGATGGATCACATGCACCTCACATGAATGGACCGTAGATGCCGATTAGGTAACAAACCAGTTGTACCAAATTGATAAACCCGTTCATGTATGCAACCACCAGCGCTACAAAAACCACAACAGCTAGAGCTAGTACAACATCTTCAAACTCTGGCATCttgatctcttctctttttttctctagaaACAACTCTAAACCCTAGATTAACCATATCATTTTTTTGATGGTTTCTTAGAGTATTAAAACAACAATCATTATTAAAAACTGGTCAACTTTTTTTCCATGTGCCTTTTACCTCTcttggttacaacttacaagccAAATATCGTATGACGTATGTAGTAATAATATCACGTCAATGACCTCCCTAGAGCTAGCTATTGCTCATCatcttatacaaaataaaaaagggatAGAGCTGGACTTCACAATCGTATAAATATACTATACGGTTAAAAGCGTTACGAGGAAATGTAAGCTTCAAATCGTcacttttacttcttttttttttaatatgtttggttttattaCATAGGAACGTATTACTCAATTGATAACCTGATATAACCATGcatgtttggttttctttggtttattaaCAATGTACTATAATATCTTTGCTCACCCTAATTAGTTGGTACTTGGCAGCACACAatctatattagtatttttgcagcagtttttgctcaaaaatactttttggaaagtttttacatttaatgcattgactttaatattagttaccaaaacttcaaaattaattataggtaagatttaaaaaaataaggaaatctttctacctcattcaaatataaatatatgattccctttcatttctatttaaatttatatttaaattattatataataaatttagttaataaaaattatgattttttctgcatatgatgtaatacaaaaattttaaaacggacatatattactcaatagatgaataaaaaaatattggtacaatatcccacatcgtctaaaaaaaattgggcaatggttTAGAGTCATATTATAAAAGATACCAAAATGATTCttaatacaaatgagtagaaaccttgatttatcatgcattcaaaatttaaaaaaatttatttggtttattccagttctttattttaaagatttttaaaaggttaaatatgaaaaatatttaaaacttttaaaaagttaaatatgataaatattataccgtagatacacaataaatattaaaaattaagatgatatagtgtgagctaaaatatctcgggacggggtTATATAGTGGGACatgttttatcgatatttatataaattaaaaaaatatcattaattcagTGTTAGAtaggtaaaacatcatttcattattttgttaacattatcAGTATCAGAGATtagacatatttaattaaattaattaaataaatattatgtaaaaaataaattatattacggtattatatggtttatttaacaattattatataattataacatatttaaccaacaaatacaacttataatttaaatattttagttataaataattttgccccACGAtataccgcgggtcctaatctagttcaTGTAATATAGGGTCAACACTCGAGGAaggttaataatattttgtatccAAGGATTAAGAAATTGATAAGAGtagaaatgtaaaatttaataaggGATGAGACAATAGTGGACTTGCGGATGAAGAAAATTGCGCTCAACAAGCCTAGCTCCATATGAACGTTACGTTGCCGagattctactttttttttttttttttttttttcacaactNACACTGAGAGATTCTACTCTTTGTAGACGagattgttaattaattt
It encodes the following:
- the LOC104723281 gene encoding uncharacterized protein LOC104723281: MHEYRLCDDDLSQKSLNCKGPFVICRVTKKNELKTNSKSLKNKSEQDIGSGYSSLATSPCRDEASQFQSFKPSATTNDSSSIWVSPDFILDSSKDYLKIQEVASEYFPNYNIPVNTANSHVEFPASSSYFNVDNYIDQQTWTNYEYDQTASFDYSNHF